From the Pseudomonas monsensis genome, the window GGGCAATGCTGGCGGCGGCCGGGGTCAGTTCCAGCGCCCGTGCAGCGGCAGAAATACTGCCTGAATCGGCCACGCGGACGAAAATCTCCAGATCGAGAATCGAGCTCATTGCTAAAAATCCTTTAAAGATCTTTGCGTTTTAACGGGATTTTTCCGTGATTGGCAAGCCGTGATACTGCAATCAATCAACAACCGCAGGAGATGAGCATGACCTGGACATTCGATCACCTGGCCTTCAACACCGCCGATGGCCAGAGCTTGCAGGACAGTTTCGCCAGGTTGCTCGGCCTGACGCCGGGGCGCCGACCACCGTTTCCGTTTCCCGGGCGATGGCTGTATCAGGATGCGCACGCCGTGGTGCACGTGATCGAGCAGCCGACGTTCGACGATACGGCGTTGAGCCACATTGCCTTTCGCACGGATGAGCCGGCAGAAGCCGTGCTGCAACGGGTGCGCGACAGCGGTTTGCCGTATCAGGTGGCGCAGGTGCCGGAGGACGGGATCTGGCAGATTTTTGTGCAGATGCCGGGTGGCGTGGTGATCGAATTGGATGCGTTGGCCTGAATGCAAAAGATCGCAGGCTGCGATCTTTTGCGTTTTACAACGTGATCAGGCGCGCAACGTGCGGGTCATGCGCAACGCCAGCAGACTGCCGCCGACAATCACCGCCGCCAGCAGGTACAACGCCGCATCGGTGGAGCCGGTGCTGTCCTTGACCCAACCCACCAGATAAGGGCTGAGAAATCCGGCCATTTGTCCCATGGAGTTGATCAACGCCAAGCCACCGGCGGCAGCACCGGCACTCAACATCGCCGTCGGCACTGGCCAGAACATCGGCAGGCCGGTCAGCGCGCCCATGGTCGCAATGGTCAGGCCGAGAATCGCAATCGCCGGGTTGGCGGCGAAATTAACCGCGATCACCAGACCGATCGCGCCCATCAGCATCGGCACCACCAAATGCCAGCGACGCTCTTTGCGCAAGTCCGCCGATCGCCCGACCGCCAGCATGAACACCGCTGCCAGCAGGTACGGAATCGCGCTCAGCCAGCCGATCACCAGGTTGTCGCTGAAGCCGAGGTTCTTGATGATCGACGGCAGCCAGAAGTTGATCGCGTACACGCCACTCTGGATGCAGAAATAGATCAGGCCGAAGGCCCAGATCGCCGGGTTCTTGAACACCGCGATCAACGAATCGGAGGTGGTTTTCGGTTTGTTCGCGAGGTCTTCGGCCTGATCGGCCTCCAGCACTGCACGCTCGTGCGGGCTCAGCCATTTGGCGTTGGCGAAGCTGTCGCTCAACAGGAAATAGGCGAGGGCGCCGAGGATCACCGTCGGGATGCCTTGCAGCAGGAACATCCACTGCCAGCCGGCCAGACCGCCCTGGCCCGCCGCGAAGTGATTGAGAATCCAGCCAGAGAACGGGCTGCCGAGCAGGCCGGACACTGGAATTGCCGACATGAACAGCGCCATGATCCGCCCCCGGCGGAAGGTCGGGAACCACTGCGAGAGGTACAGCACGACGCCTGGGAAGAACCCGGCTTCGGCCGCACCGGTGAACAGGCGCAGGGTGTAAAACTCGGTCGGCGTGGTGACGAACAGCAGGCAGGTCGACAACGTGCCCCAGGTAATCATCATCAAGGCAATCCAGCGCCGCGGACCGAATCGGGTCAGGGCCAGGTTGCTTGGCACGCCGCACAGCACGTAGCCGATGAAGAAAATCCCGGCACCGAGGCCGTAGACGGTTTCACTGAATTTCAGGGCGTCGAGCATCTGCAGTTTGGCAAATCCAACGTTGACCCGGTCGAGGTAGTTGAACAGGTAGCAGATGAAGATGAAGGGGATCAAACGCAGGGTGATGCGTTTGTAGACGGCGTTTTTATCGTCTGCGATGGTCTGGGTAGCTGCGGCGCTGTGCGACATAGCGGCTCTCTCTTTATTATGATTTTTGGCGATGCAAAGGGTAACGTTGATCGCCCTGAGAGTCTCGGCCACCGGTGGCCGGATTGTCTTTGTGCCTGAGCACAGGGTTTGCCGTCAGACCCTGTGCGGGTGAACAACCTGTCCGTGCCTGTTTTCAAGGATTCCAGCGCTTATGTTCGAACTCGATCACGACCTCGCCCAGGACATCGTCGACCGTGCCATGGCCATTTTGCCCTACAACGTCAACGTCATGGACAGCCAGGGCTTGATCCTCGGCAGTGGCGAGCCGGAGCGGATCAACACCCGTCACGAAGGTGCGCAATTGGTGCTGGCCAACGGTCGGGTGGTGGAGATTGACGCGCAGACCGCCGTGCATTTGAAAGGCGTGCAGCCGGGCATCAATTTGCCGCTGTTGCTCGATCAGCGCTTGATCGGCGTGCTCGGCATCACCGGCGAGCCGGAGCAATTGCGTACCTACGCAGAACTGGTGCGCATGACCGCGGAAATGCTCGTTGGCCAGCGCAATCAACAGGCCGAACAGCAATGGCGCCGTCAGCGTTGCGATGACTTGCTGGCGCTGTTGCTCAGCGAGGCGGGTGATTCGCCACGCCTGATCGACGAGGCGCAGCAACTCGGTCTCAAACCGCAATTGACTCGGGTGCCGTATCTGTTCGAATTGGGTCTGGAGCACGGCCCGGGGCAGACCGTCGAGGCCCTGAGTGCCTGGCTGACCTCACGTTATCCCGATAGCTGGTGCGTGAGTTCGGCAAAGTCGTCGCTGTTGTGGTGTCGATCGGCGAGCCACAA encodes:
- a CDS encoding sugar diacid recognition domain-containing protein — its product is MFELDHDLAQDIVDRAMAILPYNVNVMDSQGLILGSGEPERINTRHEGAQLVLANGRVVEIDAQTAVHLKGVQPGINLPLLLDQRLIGVLGITGEPEQLRTYAELVRMTAEMLVGQRNQQAEQQWRRQRCDDLLALLLSEAGDSPRLIDEAQQLGLKPQLTRVPYLFELGLEHGPGQTVEALSAWLTSRYPDSWCVSSAKSSLLWCRSASHNVESDRLLEKLDGLGWNILRIAVGGQADGLVGLRRCYRRVGDLLAYGREVLPHSRLLTLNRYRLPVMLWRHRNDDALDELLKPLRKVIAKDGNGQLLATLRSWCEHDGQSQACADALGIHRNSLRYRMERIAELSGVDPLRLDGMLALYLGVQLLPQTDPAA
- a CDS encoding MFS transporter; translation: MSHSAAATQTIADDKNAVYKRITLRLIPFIFICYLFNYLDRVNVGFAKLQMLDALKFSETVYGLGAGIFFIGYVLCGVPSNLALTRFGPRRWIALMMITWGTLSTCLLFVTTPTEFYTLRLFTGAAEAGFFPGVVLYLSQWFPTFRRGRIMALFMSAIPVSGLLGSPFSGWILNHFAAGQGGLAGWQWMFLLQGIPTVILGALAYFLLSDSFANAKWLSPHERAVLEADQAEDLANKPKTTSDSLIAVFKNPAIWAFGLIYFCIQSGVYAINFWLPSIIKNLGFSDNLVIGWLSAIPYLLAAVFMLAVGRSADLRKERRWHLVVPMLMGAIGLVIAVNFAANPAIAILGLTIATMGALTGLPMFWPVPTAMLSAGAAAGGLALINSMGQMAGFLSPYLVGWVKDSTGSTDAALYLLAAVIVGGSLLALRMTRTLRA